The following are from one region of the Streptococcus sp. 1643 genome:
- a CDS encoding LysR family transcriptional regulator translates to MNIQQLRYVVAIANSGTFREAAEKMYVSQPSLSISVRDLEKELGFKIFRRTSSGTFLTRRGMEFYEKAQELVKGFDVFQNQYANPEEEKDEFSIASQHYDFLPPTITAFSERHPDYKNFRIFESTTVQILDEVAQGHSEIGIIYLNNQNKKGIMQRVEKLGLEVIELIPFQTHIYLREGHPLAQKEELVMEDLADLPTVRFTQEKDEYLYYSENFVDTSASSQMFNVTDRATLNGILERTDAYATGSGFLDSDSVNGITVIRLKDNLDNRMVYVKREEVELSQAGTLFVEVMQEYFDQKRKS, encoded by the coding sequence ATGAACATTCAACAATTACGCTATGTTGTGGCCATTGCCAATAGTGGTACTTTCCGTGAAGCTGCTGAAAAGATGTATGTTAGTCAGCCGAGTCTGTCTATTTCTGTGCGCGATTTGGAAAAAGAGCTAGGCTTTAAGATTTTTCGTCGGACGAGTTCGGGGACTTTCTTAACCCGTCGTGGTATGGAATTTTATGAGAAAGCACAAGAGTTAGTCAAAGGCTTTGATGTTTTTCAAAATCAGTATGCCAATCCTGAGGAAGAAAAGGATGAATTTTCCATTGCCAGCCAGCACTATGACTTCTTGCCACCAACCATTACGGCCTTTTCAGAGCGCCATCCTGACTATAAGAACTTTCGTATTTTTGAGTCTACCACAGTTCAAATTTTAGACGAAGTGGCTCAAGGACATAGTGAGATTGGGATTATCTACCTCAACAATCAAAATAAAAAGGGCATCATGCAACGGGTTGAAAAGCTTGGTTTAGAAGTTATTGAATTAATTCCTTTCCAGACTCACATTTATCTTCGTGAAGGGCATCCTTTAGCACAGAAAGAGGAATTGGTCATGGAGGACCTAGCGGATTTACCAACGGTTCGGTTTACTCAGGAAAAGGATGAGTATCTATACTATTCAGAGAACTTTGTCGACACCAGCGCGAGCTCGCAGATGTTCAATGTGACCGACCGTGCTACTTTGAATGGTATTTTGGAGCGGACAGATGCCTATGCGACTGGATCTGGATTTTTAGATAGTGACAGTGTTAATGGCATCACAGTCATTCGTCTCAAGGATAATCTAGATAATCGCATGGTCTACGTCAAACGGGAAGAGGTGGAGCTTAGCCAAGCTGGGACTCTTTTCGTTGAGGTTATGCAAGAATATTTTGATCAAAAGAGGAAATCATGA
- the lspA gene encoding signal peptidase II — protein MKKRGIVAVIVLLLIGLDQLVKNYVVQQIPLGEVRSWIPNLVSLTYLQNRGAAFSMLQDQQWLFAVITLVVMVGAIWYLHKHMEDSLWLVFGLTLIIAGGLGNFIDRMSQGFVVDMFHLDFINFAIFNVADSYLTVGVIVLLIAMLKEEVNGNKN, from the coding sequence ATGAAAAAAAGAGGAATAGTAGCAGTCATTGTACTGCTTTTGATTGGGCTGGATCAGTTGGTCAAAAATTATGTTGTCCAGCAGATTCCACTGGGTGAAGTTCGTTCGTGGATCCCCAATCTCGTTAGCTTGACCTATCTGCAAAATCGTGGGGCAGCCTTCTCCATGCTGCAAGATCAGCAGTGGTTATTTGCTGTCATTACACTGGTCGTCATGGTAGGTGCCATTTGGTATCTACATAAACACATGGAGGATTCTCTCTGGTTGGTTTTTGGACTGACCTTGATAATCGCGGGAGGTCTGGGCAACTTTATCGACAGAATGAGTCAAGGTTTTGTGGTGGATATGTTTCACCTAGACTTTATCAACTTTGCGATTTTCAATGTTGCTGACAGCTATTTGACAGTTGGTGTGATTGTTTTATTGATTGCAATGCTTAAAGAGGAAGTAAATGGAAATAAAAATTGA